ATCGCGCCATGACGAGACTCCGCGAGAGGTGACCTCGGAATAATCCGCGCTACGGTCCACCTTCGCATCGAAGGTCCACAGCTCGGCGCCGGTTGCCGGGTCGAGCGCGATGACTTTCGCGTAGGACGTGCTCAGATAGAGACGTCCGTCGAAGTGAATGGGCGTGGCCTCGAACGTCAGCGACGCCCCGGATTCCGCATCCTGGCCGAGCTCGCCCGTCCGGTAGGTCCAGGCGACTCGTAGGGTCTCGACGTTCTCTGGCGTGACCTGCGCGAGCGCCGAGTAGCGCGTACCGCCGGAATCACCGCCGTACGCCGGCCACTGGTCAGCTCCGGTCTCCCGTTCCCCGTTTCGCGCTTCCTGATTCCCGATCCCTGGTCGTGCAACGAGCGCGGTGGTGGCGATTACAATCGCCAACCACGTCGCTTGCCGTAGGCGCGTGCGGTTGGCGGTGCTGCGATTTGGTGTCATGCGATCCTCCCTGGCCATCGACGAAGCCGAGGATCGCGCGAGTGCTATCGCGACGCCAACGAAGCGGGGACGAACGGGACCAGAGCCGGACAAACGGCAGTGGTCAGTGGCCGGTGATCAGCCGGTTGGCGAGGGCGCGGAGGCCTACGTCGCAATGAAGCCAAGATTCAGCCGTCAGCCCCCGGATGCTGGCCCATCGACTGACCACTGACCACTGACCACTACTCAGGCCCCGCGCGAGTCCTCAATTGTCGTAATACAAGAAGAACTCGTGCGGGTGCGGCCGCAACCGCAGCGGGTCGATCTCGTTCTGGCGCTTGTAGCTGATCCAGGTGCTGATGAGGTCGTCGGTGAAGACGTCCCCCTTGGTCAGGAACGCATGGTCCTGCTCGAGCGCCAGCAGTGCCTCGTCGAGCGAGCCAGGTGTCTTACGTGTGCTTGCGAGCTCCTCCTGGGTCATCTCGTAGATGTCGCGATCGAGCGGCTCGCCCGGTTCGATCTTGTTCTGGATGCCGTCGAGTACGGCCATCAGCATCGCCGACCACGCCAGGTATCCGTTGCAGCTCGGGTCGGGGCAACGGAACTCCAGCCGCCGTGCCTTTGGGTTCTTCGAGTACATCGGGATCCGGATCGCTGCCGAGCGATTGCGCGCCGAGAGCGCGAGGTTGACCGGCGCTTCGAATCCAGGCACGAGTCGGCGATACGAATTGGTGGTCGGCGCGGCGAAGGCGAGAATGGCCGGCGCGTGCTTCAGCAGGCCGCCGGCCGCATGGAGCGCGAGGTCGCTCAGCGCTGCATACTTGTCGCCAGCAAAGAGCGGCTGCTTCCCTTTCCACAGCGAGATGTGCGTGTGCATGCCGCTGCCGTTGTCTTCGAAGATCGGCTTCGGCATGAATGTGACGGTCTTGCCGTGACGGCGGCCGACGTTCTTGCAGATATACTTGTACCACATGAACTGATCGGCCATCCGCAGCAGCGGTGCGTACTGCATGTCGATCTCGCTCTGCCCGCCGGTTGCGACCTCATGGTGGTGTGCCTCGACAACGATGCCAATCTTGCGCATCTCGTACACCATCGCGCCACGCAAGTCGTGGTACGTGTCGCTGGGACTCACAGGAAAGTAGCCGCCCTTGAAGCTCGGCTTGTAGCCCAGGTTGGGCTCCTCGATGCGCGCCGTGTTCCAGGCGCCCTCGACCGAGTCGATCTCGTAATAGCCCCGGTGCTGGTTCTGTTCGTACTTCACCTCGTCGAAGATGAAGAACTCCGGCTCGGGCCCGATGTAACACACGTCGGCGATGCCGGTCTCCAGCAGATGCGCTTGCGCCTTCCGTGCGATGTGACGCGGATCACGAGTAAACTCCTCGTGCGTGACCGGGTCGACGATGTCGGCAATCACGCTTACGGTCGGCCTCTGGAAGAAGGGATCTAGACACGTCGTCGAGGGGTCCGGAATCGCCAACATGTCGGACTCGTGGATCCCCATCCAGCCGCGGATGGAGGAGCCATCGAAGCCGAGCCCATCCTCGAATGTGCTCGTCTTCCAGGTGTCGATAGGGAAC
This window of the Luteitalea sp. genome carries:
- the glnA gene encoding type I glutamate--ammonia ligase, which codes for MKPDEFFDFAKKHDAEMVDLKFADLLGTWQHCSFPIDTWKTSTFEDGLGFDGSSIRGWMGIHESDMLAIPDPSTTCLDPFFQRPTVSVIADIVDPVTHEEFTRDPRHIARKAQAHLLETGIADVCYIGPEPEFFIFDEVKYEQNQHRGYYEIDSVEGAWNTARIEEPNLGYKPSFKGGYFPVSPSDTYHDLRGAMVYEMRKIGIVVEAHHHEVATGGQSEIDMQYAPLLRMADQFMWYKYICKNVGRRHGKTVTFMPKPIFEDNGSGMHTHISLWKGKQPLFAGDKYAALSDLALHAAGGLLKHAPAILAFAAPTTNSYRRLVPGFEAPVNLALSARNRSAAIRIPMYSKNPKARRLEFRCPDPSCNGYLAWSAMLMAVLDGIQNKIEPGEPLDRDIYEMTQEELASTRKTPGSLDEALLALEQDHAFLTKGDVFTDDLISTWISYKRQNEIDPLRLRPHPHEFFLYYDN